In the Ricinus communis isolate WT05 ecotype wild-type chromosome 3, ASM1957865v1, whole genome shotgun sequence genome, TAAATCATGCCCAGGATGCATTGAATTGGAAATATGTTGGTGCAAAGAGGGTTTGGTAATGTCGGTCACCATGTTTTCACACACAAAGAAAGCCAGCCTAAGTTTGATCACTATACTTATTTCTCTATTCCTTTTTACTAATACTTAATCAACACAACACGTAAAGAAAGGCTCTATTTCCTTAAACTGCAGGTATTTTGTCCATGAAGCACCATCGTTATAAGCTCTTTCAATCAGTTATTCATAAAAATGGCATATTTATgttaaactaaatatatattcatgttgaattatatgtatatatagtaattaatttaatattctaattctattacaatttcatatatattcctaatcttataaataattgatgaattactcacattatatatatatatatgataaaatttaaataattcaatataaatatgcaaaaattaaagacaagaAGTTAAAGGATAAAAATGTATGGtatttttagtttgattttattgatatttaatttattattcattgttattataatactttattagtaataattgTTACAATGAAACAATTTATGTggtcaatatatttttaatatattttcataaatttttactatacaataattaaatattatattatatactaatttatcatatattcTTATACTATgacttttattttagtaatttgcggatgtaatatatatatatatatatatatatagtgaaaTGGATTATAAAGAGGACTACTTCACTCCATCAAGAATTTTTATCTCATAAACTTTTTGCTCTGTCTCATTTTATGTCTTTACTTATGCACCCAAACtgtagataattaatttttattttttaattttaaataataaaatatgtgttaattatcaaatacaaATGTAAAATACTTAGAGCATCTTTAATggtgctttttattttaaaaagtataatttctataataaagataaaaaaaaatattttatttaagtctaatagactttttatattttattatatatcttgttttattttcataacaattaataaatttaattttttttattgttatcaataaaaaataaagattgtaaatatcaattaaatcatatgcataaaaatttgtagtgtatttattaaatataaaatagagagtGAAGTTTGGCTCTTCGTATGTAGAAACCCAAATTaactctctattttatatttaaacaataaaaaaatacattaaagtgttattttataatatgactcTTCAACATAAAGAATTTGAcatatgtaatatttttttattataatgttAAGAAACAAATCCTAATTTTAATGATCCTCTCGAATTGTCCTTGTCATTGTCATATTCATGCTTGGAAGGtgcataaattaattaacatatcataaaaatgaaatcgatccataatttaagaaaatcacaaaaagaTAGCAAACTGCAATGCCCGAGTTCTTTTTATCCTCTTCAAAATGCCTCATTAGTCTAACCCATCTCCCTTCACAGTCTCAAACCAGTTGGTTTCCTCCGATATGGCACCCTTTTTTCTGAGTCCTATATCTCTCTACTCCGTCTACCTCCGTTTCTGCTTCACCTCCTCTGGTCTCTCACGACAAGCCGTAGACATTGATGATAACACCACTCTTCACTTTTGGGGTCCCGATCCTGGGAAGAAAATCACTACAATACATAAACCATCTCTCATCCTTATCCATGGCTTCGGTCCTATATCTCTCTTTCAATGGCGTAAACAGGTAGCTTTCCTTTCTCCATTTCAGCCCTTCTTGTACCTTTTCTCTACTTTTCTGTCTATTAACTTGTTTCCAGATTGGAATTCTAACTCGAAACTTCACCCGCCATGGGGACTATTCTAATACTGAAATGatgttcttcttcttttctttagagTGAGGATAACATATCATGGAAATTTGATTTGCAGGTTCAGTTCTTTGCTCCACACTACAATCTCTACGTTCCAGACCTGATCTTCTTCGGCGAATCAACAACGAAGTCTTCAGAGAGGTCAGAGATTTTCCAGGCAGAGTGTGTGGCTAAGTTGCTTGAAAAGTTAGGAGTGGAGAAGTATTCTGTGATGGGGACTAGCTATGGCGGGGTCGTGGCGTACCACATGGCGAGGATGTGGCCGGAGAGGATAGAGAAGGTGGTGATAGCAAACTCTGGAGTTAACATGAAGAGAAGTGACAATGAAGAGTTGGTTAGGAAGTCTAAGTTGGGAAGTATTGGCGACCTTATGTTGCCAAAGGAGGTTTCCCAGTTGAGAACTCTGATGCGCCTAGCAGTGTATGGGCGTTCCATCCACATGATTCCGGGCTTTTTCTTGAACGACTTCATTCATGTAAGTGCTTTACAATTCCTTTTCCTTCATTGACATCTAAATTACCTGGACAGGACACCACTTCAGtagcaaattttattttatttttcaattcttCTGAAATTCCTTCACCCATAGTTAATTTGTTGAATTTGTTCAAAGTTTAAGAGTGCTTCACGCACATGAAGTTAAGCTAAAACAGTTAATCAGAACAAAttgtttagtttttttttttacaatccGAATATATGTTTCcgtttatatactaaaataattaatatatattcatcgattttaaataattttttaatcctACCTATTTGTTTAATTGGGATTTACTGTTGTAATATTTTCTTGTCTAATTAGTTACTCTTTACCACACAACAAGTGTCAACTTTCAAGAAAAACTGATAAGTTAGTTAAGAAAAGAGCACACACAAGTATCCAAGGCAtgcattaaattaaatgtgaTATAGTTTCTTTGTTAGGTATACAAACTATGATGTAAGTGGGCAAATGCAAAAAGTCTTTTTGATTGACAGCTTAATTAATGACTATTTTAGATCAATAATTGATATctatgtttaaattttttttttctttttttatttcccactattgatcaataaaaagaatattctGCACagagttaataaattaaatttatatagtatGGAATCATGCGTCATTTTTATCTGTTGATTCTATAATTAGGATCTGGAGTGGAATGTAGATAAAATTGTAGATTCTTGCACTACTTGTGCCAATAATTGAAGAGAATAGAGGAGGATCTTTAAAAAGAGTGTATCACTTATCCACCTGTTCATGACTGATGAGAGTCTGAGAGACTGACTGACAATAAGAGCCTTTTCATATTTATCTGatcaattattttcaaaagtaCAAATTGGTTTTTATGTTGGTGCAGCAATTGTACACCAAAAACAGAAGTCAGAAGTTAGAGCTTCTGAAGGGAGTAATTTTTGGTAAAAATGAGACAGTAAATATTTCTCCACTGCAACAGGTAATTTCTCCAACACAGTCTTTGCATcggtttagttttataatgCTAATACTTGGCCAACTAATCTACTTGAAATTGTGATTTGCCATTAATTTAGGATGTCTTGTTAATTTGGGGAGACCATGACCAGATCTTTCCCTTGGATATGGCATATGAACTCAAAGGGTATGTATGTGTGTTGCACAGATGTTCTTCATCACCTAaccatttatttaattattcttgcATTCTTTGATGCCTACTATCCATTAATGACATTGCAAATTAGCATGGCTAAATGGGTACTCTCTCTTTGTTGAATTCATGAATTCATGAGCAGCTTAATAGCCAAAACATTGTGAAATCTTAAGAGATGCAGAGTTGTTATGTGTTGATGTTAGTAAAAGTATACAATTTGTAATTGCAGGCTAATTGGGAAGAAGGTGAAACTGGAATCCATAAAGGATGCATCTCATGTACCCCAAATTGAAAAGCCAATTCAATTCAACAACATTGTCAACAGTTTCTTATCTGGCTGACTTGTCTTTCTTTGTAACAGAAGTTGGCTTTTTTATTGGATGGATTTTGCTTGGACACTTGTTAATGCTTATCTTATTAGTAGCTAAATTTAATGGGTTCTGCATTTTGacagtaaaaaatattacaagCCCAAAGACTAGCTGTCAATAGGCAGTGGGCCTTTAGCTTTAACCTTTTCTCAAACCACTCTTTACTTTTGTTTATAAGATTCAAAATCCACTATTTTATTCCctaaataaagaattatatatcagaactatttatatcttttatcagatttttgatatttttataatttttactgtgttaaaataataaaaataaaattttaaaatttttattttaataatttttattttttttatttgtttcgtagtaaaataattgagatataattaaaagacaatctaaaataactaaaaaaataattacactgtaatttgtttaaaaataaaatatattattttcttaaataaatttatacagtaaaaataataattttactaattttaaaaagatttaaaaaaaaaacaactttttaacaaaaacatcatcaaaaattatttcaatgaATAATACAGAGAAAGAATACTACATCTAAAAAATGTATAGGAAACattctataatatattattttgaatacGATCTTTGTagttaatattgaaaaattaattttataatatatacactGAAGTCtggtaataatattttaaatttaaaagtgtTTTtcgatttaaatataaataaataagtttaaaaACTTACTCCATTTCCTCTTTAATGCTAAAATCAATGTATATTTGGCACAATAAAATgtttagatattattttcgtaatataatatttattagttaaaatatattgaatgtTAATTGATTTTGATGTTTTAGTAGCTAAAAAGGTGataagtgaaaattaaataagtattttttagaaaagaaatttaaaaaaataagtcaAAGCAAAATAAAGCCGGGTCAAAAGGGATAAATCTGAGTCCATACTCCAAATGtaagcaaaaaaaataattttaaattaattatcatttaaaaaaataaattatattttcataattaagcaacaaaatgaatttcacagaattatataataatgataaagtataaaatataatagtgTCACGTGCGAAAAAGTTGTCGATTAGCAAAGGTATGTGATGTCCTTTTGGTCAATTAAGTGTGGCAAGAAATTGGAGCGGAGACAGAAAAAGAACAGAGTTTACAGTTTCACTTGCTGTGCTTCTCAGAACTTTGTTTCTATGTATTATTCCAAGGAAACAAATTTTAGTTTCCCATTTGTACACACTTTTCTTTTGGTGACTCATTCAGTTTCTTAAGCCTAATCTCACACACTTATTCGCTAATTCACATGCTTAactgatattttcttttttctttttttaattaaaatatacatagAGTGCAACAATATAGAAATTTACTAgaatattcatattaattattctctTAGACTTCttaattgtattaattattaatttaaaagctATTTGTAGGTTAGGAACCTTTCAATTagaatcttatttttttagaattttataaaattaaaagactaATAatctatattagaaaaataaaacaatgttttaaattaaaagttctaTTTCTACAAGGAAGTTCACATtataagaggaaaaaaaaaagagtaaattaTAATATGCTTGGGTTTTGCAACTTTTTGTCGATTCTATGAACTAtccatttgaaaaaaaaaaaaaaccattgTATATTCtccaaatatatattagaaaaataaaagtacatcttttaattttggagtcatttattaataagaaaagtttattggagaaacaaaattatagtatagaataatttagttattaaaaggttttaaaatatttttctataggGTTATTATcgagaaaatatttattttcttaagaaaatgtAGCGAGTCATTTGCaaaaaatgtatttttcttttttctaacaatttcttttttttattatgcaaCATATTTACCAAACTAGAATTctgaattctttttattctcggtatatttaattttaaaatttctataataataaaaaaatgtatatgtttcaacTTTTTATGTATATGCTATCAACCATTTCATGTCACATTTCAATGTGCAATTCAATTCATCcatttatctttaaattataGAGTGTTGTAATTTTAGAAGTCTGCTAGAAGCCGCTCATATCCATGCGTTCTATCATTACTATTACATTTACCTCCCATTCTTTTCGGACTGCTTCTTTAAACTAGACTgttatatgtttattaattttcatctGATTCGTTCTCGAACCACACATTTACTAAAAGGTCGTgctctaatataatttataacgATTTAGAATCAGATTGTATGAGACATTGATTGCTTTGATCTCTACTAGGGCACAATTTTGCCTATTTAGTGGATTTGATAACTTTTCTGAGATTTTCTCGTATCTGACACGTTTAATTTCAGAATTCTTACAATTCTACAGCTAAACAACTAAAATGTGTCTTATATGTTTAGCTCTAACTCTTTAAATATATGCTATCAGTCATTATCTGTCCCATTTTGATGCGCAATTCAATTAATCCATATACTTTAGTTTGTTGTCATTCTAAAAGTTTGCTAAAAGCTGCTCCTTATTCATGTATTCTATTATTGCCATCGCATCAATTTTCCGCCCTTATTGAATCGATTCTCTGAGTCAGGATGTCATAACATATAAGCTacgatttatttatttttatatatatatttagaattaatttaaagcGTGCCGAGTAAAActtttacaaataataaaatactattttaaatattttaacataacTGCATAATCAATATTTCAAtgtaaaatcttaattaagctagaaaaactaaaaaacaccgtctttcatatattttattcccTTCAAACTCTTAAATTGTTGAGCTTTAGAatggcttcttttttttctctcttttttattttctttttcaaaccaTTTACTACAATTAAGTATACTTTACATATGTCATGTTAGTTTTCCAgtttacattacttttacttaatgctacaaattaattttttatattatactcAGACAATTTTTTTTGTACTAATATTAAATCCTTTTACTATTAAATCATAGTTCtactttatattaaaagtaactATTTAAAGATGTTATGTTATTAGTATTGAGTTTTAAagtgatatttataattagtataaatataaatattgttttatattatctattattattattgtaataatGCATTTGCTGCTcaaattttcttgaaaataacTGAACAATTGTAGAggtaataattatatttattactgcttaaaagaaaatataaatattctaaataatcaaaaccatataaacatatttcacatcattattattattattcttacgTGGGAGAAGCAAGATAAGTAGAAATTCTCAAGttgtattattttctaattatatagtaataaaaacaattaaataagtagtattattttagatgttttattaatgtaatctaaattaaatgtaGGGGGCAAGACTGTTTATCTATATAGTATAAGtattcaataatatatttacatatcAACTGTACTGCACATTCCAATCAATAATGTCTAAATTTcatgattatatttattattatcattactGTTTCcctttagtatatttgtttttatttttttgttttttgtttctctttctttgaACTTTGACTGGAACAAGAGAAGTACAagcaagaaagagagagacagagagagaggCATTACTTGCAGCTTTCGGCgctctttctcatcttctagATTTAGCCACCAGCTCTTGGTTCCTCTTCCCCCtattctcatttatttttttctcttaaatcagtacataaatatattgttGTATATCTTACAATAGTATCTAAAGTTTTTCTCaaacatcatcaacaacaaCCAACCAAAACCAATTCCtctcttattttctctttgttATACTCCGAAGCAAATCATCAGTAGCTTAATCCGTAGCTAAAAAGTTGTATCCTTTACTTCTACTTGgtaacttttcttcttcaagctCACTCCTTTTTTGCTTT is a window encoding:
- the LOC8258600 gene encoding 2-hydroxymuconate semialdehyde hydrolase; the encoded protein is MAPFFLSPISLYSVYLRFCFTSSGLSRQAVDIDDNTTLHFWGPDPGKKITTIHKPSLILIHGFGPISLFQWRKQVQFFAPHYNLYVPDLIFFGESTTKSSERSEIFQAECVAKLLEKLGVEKYSVMGTSYGGVVAYHMARMWPERIEKVVIANSGVNMKRSDNEELVRKSKLGSIGDLMLPKEVSQLRTLMRLAVYGRSIHMIPGFFLNDFIHQLYTKNRSQKLELLKGVIFGKNETVNISPLQQDVLLIWGDHDQIFPLDMAYELKGLIGKKVKLESIKDASHVPQIEKPIQFNNIVNSFLSG